One stretch of Streptomyces sp. MMBL 11-1 DNA includes these proteins:
- a CDS encoding aminoglycoside phosphotransferase family protein, giving the protein MTGIEIEITADLVRGLLQEQHPDLAGLAVREVTGGWDNQQWRLGGELAVRMPRTERAPELQRKERRWLPVLAPRLPLPVPNPVRTGEPSVRFPKPWTIMTWVPGEPLDRTSISRGDHAAGALADFLRALHVAAPADAPAGSDRGGHPGLHTEGFDHFFHAVVPEGVADEVRAVWEDAVAAPGWEGPPVWVHGDLHPANVVVSDGTLSGVIDFGDLFAGDPAWDLAAAWVVLPGGAASRFFDAYERADGATIRRARGLAALKSLFLMLMGRNGDRGLPGGKPAWGPAGRTALDRVLRTGVV; this is encoded by the coding sequence ATGACCGGCATCGAGATCGAGATCACGGCAGACCTGGTCCGCGGCCTGCTCCAGGAGCAGCATCCGGACCTCGCGGGGCTGGCCGTCCGTGAGGTCACCGGCGGATGGGACAACCAGCAGTGGCGCCTCGGGGGCGAGTTGGCCGTCCGTATGCCGCGTACGGAACGCGCCCCGGAACTGCAGCGCAAGGAGCGCCGATGGCTTCCGGTCCTGGCCCCCCGCCTGCCCCTGCCCGTCCCGAACCCCGTGCGGACCGGTGAACCGTCCGTGCGCTTCCCGAAGCCCTGGACGATCATGACGTGGGTCCCCGGCGAGCCGCTGGACCGCACCTCGATCAGCCGCGGCGACCACGCGGCCGGCGCTCTCGCGGACTTCCTCCGGGCACTCCACGTGGCGGCGCCCGCCGACGCGCCGGCCGGTTCGGACCGCGGCGGTCACCCGGGCCTGCACACGGAGGGCTTCGACCACTTCTTCCACGCCGTCGTCCCCGAGGGCGTCGCCGACGAGGTCCGGGCCGTCTGGGAGGACGCCGTCGCGGCGCCGGGGTGGGAGGGGCCGCCGGTGTGGGTCCACGGTGACCTCCACCCCGCGAACGTCGTCGTGTCGGACGGGACGCTCTCGGGCGTGATCGACTTCGGTGACCTGTTCGCCGGTGATCCGGCGTGGGACCTCGCGGCCGCGTGGGTCGTCCTCCCCGGGGGCGCCGCCTCACGGTTCTTCGACGCGTACGAGCGTGCGGACGGGGCGACGATCCGGCGCGCCCGCGGGCTGGCCGCTCTGAAGAGCCTCTTCCTCATGCTCATGGGCCGGAACGGGGACCGGGGGCTTCCCGGCGGCAAGCCGGCCTGGGGGCCCGCGGGCCGGACGGCGCTCGACCGCGTTCTGCGTACGGGTGTGGTCTGA
- the acnA gene encoding aconitate hydratase AcnA → MSANSFDARSTLRVGDESYEIFKLDKVEGSARLPYSLKVLLENLLRTEDGANITADHIRAIGGWDSQAQPSQEIQFTPARVIMQDFTGVPCVVDLATMREAVKELGGDPAKINPLAPAELVIDHSVIADKFGTKEAFGQNVELEYGRNKERYQFLRWGQTAFDEFKVVPPGTGIVHQVNIEHLARTVMVRNGQAYPDTLVGTDSHTTMVNGLGVLGWGVGGIEAEAAMLGQPVSMLIPRVVGFKLTGELPAGTTATDLVLTITEMLRKHGVVGKFVEFYGEGVAATSLANRATIGNMSPEFGSTAAIFPVDDETLKYLRLTGRDEQQVALVEAYAKEQGLWLDPAAEPDFSEKLELDLSTVVPSIAGPKRPQDRIVLANASQQFVQDVRNYVSDDMEASKESFPASDAPANTPNGAPSRPVTVTAPDGSTYEIDHGAVTVAAITSCTNTSNPYVMVAAALVAKKAVEKGLTRKPWVKTTLAPGSKVVTDYFDKAGLTPYLDKVGFNLVGYGCTTCIGNSGPLPEEVSKAVNDNDLAVTSVLSGNRNFEGRINPDVKMNYLASPPLVVAYAIAGSMKVDITKDALGVDQEGKPVYLTDIWPSEAEVNDVVANAIGEDMFNKSYQDVFAGDAQWQALPVPTGDTFEWDSESTYVRKPPYFEGMTMETTPVEDITGARVLAKLGDSVTTDHISPAGAIKADTPAGKYLSEHGIERRDFNSYGSRRGNHEVMIRGTFANIRLRNQIAPGTEGGYTRDFTQDGGPVSFIYDASQNYQAAGVPLAILAGKEYGSGSSRDWAAKGTALLGVRAVIAESYERIHRSNLIGMGVLPLQFPEGQTAETLGLTGEEAFSFTGVTELNNGTIPRTVKVTTDTGVEFDGVVRIDTPGEADYYRNGGILQYVLRSLIRK, encoded by the coding sequence GTGTCGGCGAACAGCTTCGACGCCCGCAGCACGCTGCGCGTGGGCGACGAGTCGTACGAGATCTTCAAGCTGGACAAGGTAGAGGGCTCCGCGCGCCTCCCGTACAGCCTGAAGGTCCTGCTGGAGAACCTGCTCCGCACCGAGGACGGCGCGAACATCACCGCCGACCACATCCGGGCCATCGGTGGCTGGGACTCCCAGGCGCAGCCCAGCCAGGAGATCCAGTTCACGCCGGCCCGCGTGATCATGCAGGACTTCACCGGCGTGCCGTGCGTCGTGGACCTCGCCACCATGCGCGAGGCCGTCAAGGAGCTCGGCGGCGACCCGGCGAAGATCAACCCGCTGGCCCCGGCCGAGCTGGTCATCGACCACTCCGTCATCGCCGACAAGTTCGGCACCAAGGAAGCCTTCGGCCAGAACGTCGAGCTGGAGTACGGCCGCAACAAGGAGCGCTACCAGTTCCTGCGCTGGGGCCAGACCGCCTTCGACGAGTTCAAGGTCGTCCCCCCGGGCACCGGCATCGTCCACCAGGTGAACATCGAGCACCTGGCCCGTACGGTCATGGTCCGCAACGGCCAGGCGTACCCCGACACCCTCGTCGGCACCGACTCGCACACCACCATGGTCAACGGCCTCGGCGTGCTGGGCTGGGGCGTCGGCGGCATCGAGGCCGAGGCCGCGATGCTCGGCCAGCCGGTCTCCATGCTCATCCCGCGCGTCGTCGGCTTCAAGCTGACCGGCGAGCTCCCGGCCGGCACCACCGCCACCGACCTCGTGCTGACCATCACCGAGATGCTCCGCAAGCACGGCGTCGTCGGCAAGTTCGTCGAGTTCTACGGTGAGGGCGTCGCCGCCACCTCGCTCGCCAACCGCGCCACCATCGGCAACATGTCGCCGGAGTTCGGCTCCACCGCCGCGATCTTCCCCGTGGACGACGAGACGCTGAAGTACCTGCGCCTGACCGGCCGCGACGAGCAGCAGGTCGCGCTCGTCGAGGCCTACGCCAAGGAGCAGGGCCTCTGGCTGGACCCGGCCGCCGAGCCGGACTTCTCCGAGAAGCTGGAGCTCGACCTCTCCACGGTCGTCCCCTCCATCGCCGGCCCGAAGCGCCCGCAGGACCGCATCGTCCTGGCCAACGCCTCTCAGCAGTTCGTCCAGGACGTGCGCAACTACGTCTCGGACGACATGGAGGCGAGCAAGGAGTCCTTCCCGGCCTCCGACGCCCCGGCCAACACGCCGAACGGCGCCCCGTCCAGGCCGGTCACCGTCACGGCCCCCGACGGCTCGACGTACGAGATCGACCACGGCGCCGTCACCGTCGCCGCGATCACCTCCTGCACCAACACCTCGAACCCCTACGTCATGGTCGCCGCCGCGCTCGTGGCGAAGAAGGCCGTCGAGAAGGGCCTGACCCGCAAGCCGTGGGTCAAGACCACCCTGGCCCCGGGCTCGAAGGTCGTCACCGACTACTTCGACAAGGCGGGCCTGACCCCGTACCTCGACAAGGTCGGCTTCAACCTCGTCGGCTACGGCTGCACCACCTGCATCGGCAACTCCGGCCCGCTGCCGGAGGAGGTCTCCAAGGCGGTCAACGACAACGACCTCGCCGTCACCTCGGTGCTCTCCGGCAACCGTAACTTCGAGGGCCGGATCAACCCCGACGTCAAGATGAACTACCTGGCGTCCCCGCCGCTGGTCGTCGCGTACGCCATCGCCGGTTCGATGAAGGTCGACATCACCAAGGACGCCCTCGGCGTCGACCAGGAGGGCAAGCCGGTCTACCTGACCGACATCTGGCCCTCCGAGGCAGAGGTCAACGACGTCGTGGCGAACGCCATCGGCGAGGACATGTTCAACAAGTCCTACCAGGACGTCTTCGCGGGCGACGCCCAGTGGCAGGCGCTGCCGGTCCCGACCGGCGACACCTTCGAGTGGGACTCCGAGTCCACCTACGTGCGCAAGCCCCCGTACTTCGAGGGCATGACGATGGAGACGACCCCGGTCGAGGACATCACCGGCGCCCGGGTGCTCGCCAAGCTCGGTGACTCGGTCACCACCGACCACATCTCCCCGGCCGGCGCCATCAAGGCCGACACCCCGGCCGGCAAGTACCTCAGCGAGCACGGCATCGAGCGCCGTGACTTCAACTCCTACGGCTCGCGCCGTGGTAACCACGAGGTCATGATCCGCGGCACGTTCGCCAACATCCGCCTGCGCAACCAGATCGCGCCGGGCACCGAGGGCGGCTACACCCGCGACTTCACCCAGGACGGCGGTCCGGTGTCGTTCATCTACGACGCCTCGCAGAACTACCAGGCCGCCGGCGTCCCCCTCGCGATCCTCGCGGGCAAGGAGTACGGCTCCGGTTCGTCCCGCGACTGGGCCGCCAAGGGCACCGCGCTCCTCGGCGTCAGGGCCGTCATCGCCGAGTCCTACGAGCGCATCCACCGCTCGAACCTCATCGGCATGGGCGTCCTCCCGCTCCAGTTCCCCGAGGGCCAGACCGCCGAGACCCTCGGCCTCACCGGCGAGGAGGCCTTCTCCTTCACCGGCGTCACCGAGCTGAACAACGGCACGATCCCGCGCACGGTCAAGGTCACCACCGACACCGGTGTGGAGTTCGACGGCGTCGTCCGTATCGACACCCCCGGCGAGGCGGACTACTACCGCAACGGCGGCATCCTGCAGTACGTGCTCCGCAGCCTGATCCGCAAGTAG
- a CDS encoding histidine phosphatase family protein — protein MGELILIRHGETEWSRSGQHTSYTDLPLTDVGERQARALVPLLADRNIGLTLVSPMIRARRTAELAGLPDLRVTPELREWDYGGYEGITTLAIRRTRPFWNLWTDGVDPGSEEHPGESPAQIGERADQVLAGVRSAAEGIGSADIALVAHSHFLRVLTARYLGLTPAEGRLFQLATGAVSRLGTEHGRPVVVALNVALPESLQPR, from the coding sequence ATGGGCGAGCTGATCCTGATCCGGCACGGCGAGACCGAGTGGTCCCGTTCCGGACAGCACACGAGCTACACCGACCTCCCTCTCACCGACGTCGGGGAGCGCCAGGCCCGCGCGCTCGTCCCGCTGCTGGCCGACCGGAACATCGGGCTCACCCTCGTCAGCCCGATGATCCGGGCCCGCCGCACCGCCGAACTGGCCGGGCTCCCCGACCTCCGGGTCACCCCCGAGCTGCGGGAGTGGGACTACGGCGGCTACGAGGGCATCACCACCCTGGCGATCCGCCGTACCCGGCCCTTCTGGAACCTGTGGACCGACGGCGTCGACCCCGGCTCCGAGGAGCACCCCGGCGAGAGCCCCGCCCAGATCGGGGAGCGGGCCGACCAGGTCCTCGCGGGCGTCCGGTCCGCCGCCGAGGGAATCGGGAGCGCGGACATCGCCCTCGTCGCGCACTCGCACTTCCTGCGCGTCCTCACCGCCCGCTATCTCGGCCTGACGCCGGCCGAGGGGCGCCTCTTCCAGCTCGCCACCGGAGCCGTCTCCCGGCTCGGCACCGAACACGGCCGGCCGGTCGTCGTGGCACTCAACGTGGCCCTGCCGGAGAGCCTCCAGCCGCGCTGA